In Streptococcus sp. SN-1, a single genomic region encodes these proteins:
- a CDS encoding Na/Pi cotransporter family protein, translating into MSINWQEILFHFLGGLGLFLYSIKTMGDGLQQAAGDRLRFYIDKYTSNPFLGVLVGIVVTALIQSSTGVTVITVGLVSASLLTLRQAIGIIMGANIGTTVTSFIIGFKLGEYALPLIFLGTMFLFFTKNRTANNIGRILFGVGGIFYALNLISAGMSPLKDLPQFKEYMVTLGQNPVLGVFAGAVITVLIQASSATIGILQGLYAGGFLDLKGSLPVLFGDNIGTTLTVIIAAAGANVSAKRVAATHVTFNVLGTILCLILLGPFTSMIEYFQTLLHLSPEMTIAFSHGAFNVSNTIVQFPFIGALAYFVTKLIPGEDEVVKYEPLYLDEHLIKQAPSIALGNAKKELLHLGNYASKAFDLSYNYIIDLNEKVAEKGHKTEEAINTIDEKLTRYLITLSSEALSQKESEVLTNILDSSRDLERIGDHAEALINLTDYLQRKNVEFSEAALQELADIYQKTTDFIKDALDSVENNDIEKAQSLIERHKEINNMERVLRKTHIKRLNKGECSTQAGVNFIDIISHYTRVSDHAMNLAEKVIAEQI; encoded by the coding sequence ATGTCCATTAATTGGCAGGAAATTTTATTTCACTTTTTAGGTGGTCTGGGACTATTCTTATATAGTATCAAGACCATGGGAGACGGTTTGCAACAAGCTGCTGGAGATCGCCTTCGTTTTTACATTGACAAGTACACTAGCAATCCCTTTTTAGGTGTTCTAGTCGGAATTGTCGTGACTGCCCTGATTCAGTCAAGTACAGGAGTTACAGTTATCACGGTTGGACTGGTCAGCGCTAGTCTTCTAACTCTTAGACAGGCTATCGGAATCATCATGGGAGCCAACATCGGAACCACAGTTACTTCCTTTATCATCGGTTTCAAGCTTGGTGAGTATGCTTTACCCTTGATTTTCCTTGGAACCATGTTCCTCTTCTTTACCAAAAACAGAACAGCAAACAATATCGGGCGCATCCTGTTTGGTGTAGGGGGAATCTTCTACGCCCTCAACCTCATCAGTGCCGGTATGAGCCCTCTTAAAGATTTACCACAATTCAAGGAATACATGGTAACCTTGGGACAAAATCCTGTGTTGGGAGTTTTTGCCGGTGCAGTGATTACCGTCCTCATCCAAGCTTCTTCTGCGACAATCGGGATTTTGCAAGGTCTCTATGCAGGTGGATTCCTTGACCTTAAAGGTTCGCTACCAGTTCTCTTCGGGGATAATATCGGGACAACCCTAACAGTTATCATCGCGGCAGCTGGAGCCAATGTCTCTGCGAAACGCGTTGCTGCAACCCACGTTACCTTTAACGTTTTAGGAACTATTCTTTGCTTAATCTTATTAGGTCCATTTACGTCTATGATTGAGTACTTCCAGACACTCCTTCACCTCTCACCTGAGATGACCATTGCCTTCTCTCACGGTGCCTTTAACGTAAGTAACACCATTGTACAATTTCCATTCATCGGAGCCTTGGCCTACTTTGTAACCAAGCTCATCCCCGGTGAAGATGAAGTTGTCAAGTACGAGCCACTTTATCTTGATGAGCATTTGATTAAACAAGCTCCATCAATCGCTCTCGGAAATGCGAAAAAAGAACTCCTTCACTTAGGAAATTATGCTTCTAAAGCCTTTGACCTTTCATACAACTACATCATTGACCTCAATGAAAAGGTTGCTGAAAAAGGCCACAAGACAGAGGAAGCCATCAATACCATTGATGAAAAATTGACTCGTTACCTTATTACTCTTTCAAGTGAAGCCCTTAGCCAGAAAGAAAGTGAAGTGCTGACCAACATCCTGGATTCATCCCGCGATTTGGAACGGATTGGGGACCACGCAGAAGCGCTAATTAACCTGACTGACTATCTTCAACGTAAAAATGTTGAGTTCTCTGAAGCTGCTTTGCAGGAATTAGCCGATATCTATCAAAAAACCACTGACTTTATCAAGGATGCCCTTGATAGCGTGGAAAACAATGATATTGAAAAAGCTCAAAGTCTGATTGAACGCCATAAAGAAATCAACAATATGGAACGTGTTCTTAGAAAGACTCACATCAAACGCCTCAACAAGGGTGAGTGTTCAACACAAGCTGGGGTCAACTTTATCGACATTATTTCCCACTACACTCGTGTGTCAGACCACGCTATGAATCTAGCTGAAAAGGTCATTGCTGAACAAATCTAA
- a CDS encoding bacteriocin immunity protein, translating into MVEPNLESLIKDLYNHARHDLSEDLVAALLETAKKLPTTNEQLLAVRLSGLVNRELLLNPKHPAPELLNLARFIKREEAKYRGTAASAIMYGELFKML; encoded by the coding sequence ATGGTAGAACCAAACCTAGAAAGCCTTATAAAAGATCTTTACAATCATGCTCGACATGATTTGAGTGAAGATTTAGTTGCTGCTCTCCTAGAGACTGCTAAAAAACTGCCTACTACAAATGAGCAATTGTTGGCAGTTCGTCTCTCAGGCCTGGTCAATCGTGAATTGCTCCTAAATCCCAAACATCCGGCACCTGAGTTGCTCAACTTGGCTCGCTTTATCAAAAGAGAAGAAGCTAAGTACAGAGGAACCGCGGCTTCTGCGATTATGTATGGGGAGCTCTTTAAAATGCTTTGA
- the pepA gene encoding glutamyl aminopeptidase translates to MTTLFSKIKEVTELAAISGHEAPVRAYLREKLTPHVDEVVTDGLGGIFGIKHSEAADAPRVLVASHMDEVGFMVSEIKPDGTLRVVEIGGWNPMVVSSQRFKLLTRDGREIPVISGSVPPHLTRGKGGPTMPAIADIVFDGGFADKAEAESFGIRPGDTIVPDSSAILTANEKNIISKAWDNRYGVLMVSELAEALSGQKLGNELYLGSNVQEEVGLRGAHTSTTKFDPEVFLAVDCSPAGDVYGGQGKIGDGTLIRFYDPGHLLLPDMKDFLLTTAEEAGIKYQYYCGKGGTDAGAAHLKNGGVPSTTIGVCARYIHSHQTLYAMDDFLEAQAFLQALVKKLDRSTVDLIKHY, encoded by the coding sequence ATGACAACATTATTTTCAAAAATCAAAGAAGTAACAGAACTTGCTGCTATCTCAGGTCATGAAGCGCCTGTCCGTGCCTATCTTCGTGAAAAGTTGACACCACACGTGGATGAAGTAGTGACAGATGGCTTGGGTGGTATTTTCGGAATTAAACATTCAGAAGCTGCGGATGCACCGCGCGTCTTGGTCGCTTCTCATATGGATGAAGTTGGTTTTATGGTCAGCGAAATCAAGCCAGATGGTACCTTACGTGTGGTAGAAATTGGTGGTTGGAATCCTATGGTGGTTAGTAGCCAACGTTTTAAACTCTTGACTCGTGACGGTCGTGAAATTCCTGTGATTTCAGGTTCTGTTCCACCACATTTGACTCGCGGTAAGGGCGGTCCAACTATGCCTGCTATTGCAGATATCGTCTTTGATGGCGGTTTTGCGGATAAGGCTGAGGCAGAAAGCTTTGGCATCCGTCCTGGCGACACCATCGTACCAGATAGTTCTGCAATCTTGACGGCCAATGAGAAAAATATTATCTCAAAAGCTTGGGACAACCGCTACGGTGTTCTTATGGTTAGCGAGTTGGCGGAAGCTCTGTCAGGTCAAAAACTTGGCAATGAACTCTATCTTGGCTCTAACGTCCAAGAAGAGGTTGGTCTCCGTGGTGCTCATACTTCTACAACTAAATTTGACCCAGAAGTTTTCCTAGCAGTTGACTGCTCACCTGCTGGCGATGTCTATGGAGGTCAAGGTAAGATTGGGGATGGAACCTTGATTCGCTTCTATGATCCAGGTCATTTGCTTCTCCCAGATATGAAGGACTTCCTTTTGACAACAGCTGAAGAAGCTGGAATCAAGTACCAATACTACTGTGGTAAAGGCGGAACAGACGCTGGCGCAGCTCATCTGAAAAATGGTGGTGTCCCATCTACAACAATCGGTGTTTGCGCTCGTTATATCCATTCTCATCAAACCCTCTACGCTATGGATGACTTCCTAGAAGCTCAAGCTTTCTTGCAAGCCTTGGTGAAAAAATTGGATCGTTCAACAGTTGATTTGATTAAACATTATTAA
- the galE gene encoding UDP-glucose 4-epimerase GalE yields MTKTILVTGGAGYIGSHTVKALLNAGYKVHVLDNLSTGNRSAVDSRASFKQLDVYDSSALKAYLEENQIDAVLHCAGEIVVSESIENPSKYFTANVAGMNQVLKVLSEVGIQKIMFSSTASLYGNNCIDKPATEDTLLDPVNPYAETKLMGERMIYWMANRYDWKYVIFRYFNVAGAEMDASNGLRVKNPTHIIPNINKTALGQNDSLKIFGDDYDTRDGSCIRDYIHVLDLAQAHVKGMNYLFQEDSSSQIFNLGTEKGYTVKEIFKTAEELLNQKIPHEIVARRAGDPASVLADASKAKKYLDWQASYSLEDIILSDYRWRVKEGKNILE; encoded by the coding sequence ATGACCAAAACAATTCTTGTTACAGGTGGGGCTGGGTACATTGGCTCCCATACCGTTAAAGCTCTTTTAAATGCTGGCTACAAGGTGCATGTCTTAGATAATCTTTCTACAGGAAATCGTTCAGCTGTAGATAGTCGTGCTAGCTTTAAACAACTGGATGTTTATGATTCTAGTGCTCTAAAAGCTTACTTAGAAGAAAATCAGATTGATGCTGTTCTGCATTGTGCAGGTGAGATTGTTGTGAGCGAAAGTATTGAAAATCCAAGTAAATACTTCACTGCCAATGTTGCGGGTATGAACCAAGTTCTCAAAGTCTTATCTGAAGTTGGCATTCAAAAAATCATGTTCTCTTCGACTGCTTCCCTCTATGGTAATAACTGTATTGACAAGCCAGCAACTGAAGATACCCTGCTCGACCCTGTCAATCCTTATGCAGAGACAAAACTGATGGGTGAACGAATGATTTACTGGATGGCCAATCGCTACGACTGGAAATATGTCATTTTCCGTTACTTTAATGTTGCTGGAGCTGAAATGGATGCTTCAAACGGTCTGCGAGTGAAAAATCCAACTCATATCATTCCCAACATCAACAAGACCGCATTGGGACAAAATGATAGCCTGAAAATATTTGGAGATGACTATGATACACGTGATGGTTCATGTATTCGAGATTACATTCATGTCTTGGACCTTGCACAGGCTCATGTTAAAGGAATGAACTACCTATTTCAAGAAGACAGTTCTTCTCAAATCTTTAACTTAGGAACTGAAAAAGGCTATACCGTCAAAGAAATCTTTAAAACTGCTGAAGAATTACTGAATCAAAAAATACCACACGAAATTGTTGCTCGTCGTGCTGGTGACCCAGCTAGCGTCCTAGCAGACGCATCAAAAGCTAAAAAATATCTTGATTGGCAGGCTAGCTACTCCCTCGAAGATATTATTTTATCAGATTATCGTTGGCGTGTTAAAGAAGGCAAAAACATTTTGGAATAG
- a CDS encoding ABC transporter permease, producing MKLSHYLIGLLLLLVFLSISIGTSDFSWGKLFALDHETWLLLQESRLPRTISILLTASSMSMAGLLMQTITQNQFAAPSTVGTTEAAKLGMVLSLFVFPSASLTQKMLFAFVSSIVFTLFFLAFMTIFTIKERWMLPLIGIIYSGIIGSVTEVIAYRFNLVQSMTAWTQGSFSMIQTHQYEWLFLGLIILIAVWKLSQTFTIMNLGKETSESLGISYSLLEKLALFLVALTTSVTMITVGGLPFLGVIVPNLVRKRYGDNLSQTKLMVALVGANLVLACDILSRVLIRPYELSVSLLLGIIGSLVFILLLWRGGRKDAV from the coding sequence ATGAAACTTTCTCATTATTTAATTGGCTTACTTCTACTCCTAGTCTTTCTCTCTATTAGCATTGGAACCAGTGATTTTTCATGGGGAAAGCTCTTTGCACTGGATCATGAAACTTGGCTTCTCCTTCAAGAATCCCGTCTCCCAAGAACCATCAGTATTCTCCTGACGGCCTCTAGTATGAGTATGGCAGGACTTCTCATGCAGACTATCACTCAAAATCAGTTTGCTGCTCCAAGCACAGTTGGAACGACTGAAGCTGCCAAACTGGGAATGGTATTGAGCCTCTTTGTCTTTCCGTCGGCTAGTCTGACCCAAAAGATGCTCTTCGCTTTTGTTTCATCCATCGTATTCACCCTCTTCTTCCTAGCCTTTATGACCATTTTTACTATAAAGGAAAGGTGGATGTTACCTCTGATTGGGATCATCTATAGCGGGATTATCGGTTCTGTGACAGAAGTTATCGCCTACCGTTTCAATCTGGTTCAGAGTATGACAGCTTGGACCCAGGGCTCCTTCTCCATGATTCAGACCCATCAGTATGAGTGGCTTTTCTTAGGCCTCATCATCCTGATAGCCGTTTGGAAATTATCCCAAACCTTTACCATCATGAATCTGGGCAAGGAAACCAGTGAGAGTTTGGGGATTTCTTACTCCCTACTTGAAAAACTGGCCCTCTTTCTGGTGGCACTAACGACTAGTGTCACCATGATTACCGTGGGTGGCTTGCCATTTCTCGGAGTTATTGTCCCCAATCTTGTTCGCAAGCGCTATGGAGATAATCTAAGCCAGACCAAACTCATGGTCGCACTAGTCGGTGCCAATCTGGTCCTAGCCTGCGACATCCTATCCCGAGTTCTGATTCGGCCCTATGAGCTGTCTGTCAGTCTTCTACTAGGAATCATTGGTAGCCTCGTCTTTATCCTACTTCTCTGGAGAGGGGGACGAAAAGATGCAGTTTAA
- a CDS encoding iron chelate uptake ABC transporter family permease subunit yields MQFKSKHTKLFGLLIILAIGACLLYFWPITHLSVFAWKLRSQKIIVYLLVAIATGISTISFQTLTENRFLTPSILGIESFYVLLQTLLLVFESKFLQLGKSPILEFLVLFLLQSLFFLALQGYLKTLMKQDLVFILLICLALGSLFRNISTFLQVLMDPNEYDKLQNSLFASFQHLNTSILAIGSLIILALTIFFFRKAVILDVLHLQRETAQILGLNVEKEQRELLWGIVLLTSTATALVGPMAFFGFMLSNLTYLIVKDYRHKLLFIVAILVGFISLTLGQALIERVFALEIRISMIIESVGGLLFFILLYRRARQ; encoded by the coding sequence ATGCAGTTTAAAAGCAAACATACCAAACTCTTCGGTCTTCTCATTATTCTGGCCATCGGAGCTTGTCTCCTCTATTTTTGGCCCATTACTCACCTATCTGTCTTTGCTTGGAAGTTGCGTTCCCAAAAGATCATTGTTTATCTCTTGGTAGCTATCGCGACTGGGATTTCGACCATTAGTTTTCAAACCCTGACGGAAAATCGTTTCCTGACGCCAAGTATTTTAGGAATCGAATCCTTCTACGTCCTACTGCAAACTCTACTACTGGTTTTTGAAAGCAAGTTTCTTCAACTTGGCAAGTCCCCTATTTTAGAATTCCTAGTTTTGTTTCTGCTTCAATCCCTCTTCTTTCTTGCCTTACAAGGCTACTTGAAGACACTGATGAAGCAAGATTTGGTCTTCATCCTGCTAATCTGTCTAGCACTCGGAAGTCTCTTTCGAAATATCAGTACCTTCCTTCAGGTCTTGATGGATCCAAATGAATACGATAAACTGCAGAACAGTCTCTTTGCCTCCTTTCAGCATCTCAACACTTCCATCCTAGCCATTGGTTCTCTGATTATCCTTGCTTTGACCATCTTTTTCTTTCGGAAAGCAGTCATTCTGGATGTCTTGCACCTGCAAAGAGAAACGGCTCAAATATTGGGGCTCAATGTGGAAAAAGAACAGAGAGAACTCCTCTGGGGCATCGTGCTTTTGACTTCAACAGCCACCGCCTTGGTAGGTCCTATGGCTTTCTTCGGCTTTATGCTGTCCAACCTCACCTACCTGATTGTCAAAGACTATCGGCACAAGTTACTCTTTATCGTAGCCATTCTGGTTGGATTTATTAGCTTGACCTTGGGGCAGGCCCTGATTGAACGAGTCTTTGCACTGGAAATTCGCATCAGCATGATCATCGAGAGCGTAGGTGGTCTCTTATTCTTTATCTTACTATACAGGAGGGCGCGTCAGTGA
- a CDS encoding ABC transporter ATP-binding protein produces the protein MKLENIDKSIQKQDILQGITLEVSPQKLTAFIGPNGAGKSTLLSIMSRLTKKDQGILSIKGREIESWNSQELAKELTILKQKINYQAKLTVEELVSFGRFPYSRGRLRAEDWEKIRETLDYLELTNLKDRYIDSLSGGQLQRVSIAMILAQDTDFILLDEPLNNLDIKQSVSMMQILKRLVEELGKTIIIVLHDINMASQYADEIVAFKDGHVFSKGRTNQIMQADLLSQLYEIPITLADINGKKICIYS, from the coding sequence GTGAAACTGGAAAACATTGACAAATCCATTCAAAAACAGGATATTTTGCAAGGTATTACGCTTGAAGTCAGTCCTCAGAAACTGACAGCCTTTATTGGTCCAAATGGTGCTGGAAAATCAACTCTCCTCTCCATTATGAGCAGACTGACCAAGAAGGATCAGGGAATACTCAGTATCAAAGGTCGTGAAATCGAGAGTTGGAATTCCCAAGAACTAGCCAAAGAGCTAACCATTCTAAAGCAGAAAATCAATTACCAAGCCAAATTGACTGTTGAAGAATTAGTCAGTTTTGGACGTTTTCCCTACAGCCGTGGTCGACTGAGAGCAGAAGACTGGGAAAAAATCCGAGAAACTCTGGACTATCTGGAACTGACCAACTTAAAAGACCGCTACATCGATAGCCTGTCTGGAGGCCAGCTGCAACGTGTCTCTATCGCTATGATCCTAGCCCAGGATACGGATTTTATCTTACTAGACGAACCGCTCAACAATCTCGATATCAAGCAAAGCGTCAGCATGATGCAGATTCTCAAGCGACTGGTGGAGGAACTCGGAAAGACCATTATCATCGTCCTCCACGATATCAACATGGCCAGCCAGTATGCAGATGAAATTGTCGCCTTCAAGGACGGTCATGTCTTTAGCAAGGGAAGAACAAATCAAATCATGCAGGCTGACCTGCTCAGTCAACTTTACGAGATTCCCATCACACTGGCGGATATCAATGGCAAAAAGATCTGTATCTATAGCTAG
- a CDS encoding siderophore ABC transporter substrate-binding protein, whose protein sequence is MKTSLKLYLTALIASFLLLLGACSTNSSTSKTESSSSAPTEVTIKNSLGVVTLSKVPEKIVTFDLGAADTIRALGFEKNIVGMPTKTVPTYLKDLAGKVKNVGSMVEPDLEALAALEPDLIIASPRTQKFVDKFNEIAPTVLFQAGKDDYWTSTKTNIESLASAFGETGTQKAKEELAKLDKNIQEVATKNESSDKKALAILLNEGKMAAFGAQSRFSFLYQTLKFKPTDTQFEDSRHGQEVSFESVKEINPDILFVINRTLAIGGDNSSNDGVLENALIAETPAAKNGKIIQLTPDLWYLSGGGLESTKLMIEDAQKALK, encoded by the coding sequence ATGAAAACATCCCTTAAACTTTACCTCACTGCCCTAATAGCCAGTTTCTTGCTCCTACTTGGTGCATGTAGTACAAACTCAAGCACTAGTAAGACGGAGTCAAGTAGCTCTGCTCCAACAGAGGTAACCATTAAAAATTCACTAGGTGTAGTCACACTTTCAAAAGTCCCTGAAAAGATTGTGACCTTTGACCTCGGTGCTGCGGATACTATTCGCGCTTTAGGTTTTGAAAAGAATATCGTCGGAATGCCTACAAAAACTGTTCCGACTTATCTAAAAGACCTAGCTGGAAAAGTTAAAAATGTTGGTTCTATGGTTGAGCCAGACCTAGAAGCCCTTGCTGCTCTTGAACCAGACCTAATTATCGCTTCACCACGTACCCAAAAATTCGTAGATAAGTTCAACGAAATCGCTCCGACTGTTCTCTTCCAAGCAGGCAAAGATGACTACTGGACTTCTACCAAGACTAATATCGAATCCCTAGCAAGCGCCTTCGGTGAAACTGGTACACAGAAAGCCAAGGAAGAATTGGCCAAGCTAGACAAGAACATCCAAGAAGTCGCTACTAAAAATGAAAGCTCTGACAAAAAAGCCCTTGCCATCCTCCTCAACGAAGGAAAAATGGCTGCCTTTGGTGCCCAATCTCGTTTCTCTTTCTTGTACCAAACCTTGAAATTCAAGCCAACTGATACTCAATTTGAAGATTCTCGCCACGGACAAGAAGTCAGCTTTGAAAGTGTCAAAGAAATCAATCCTGACATCCTCTTTGTCATCAACCGTACCCTTGCCATCGGTGGGGACAACTCTAGCAACGACGGTGTCCTAGAAAATGCCCTTATCGCTGAAACTCCTGCTGCTAAAAATGGCAAGATTATCCAACTAACACCAGACCTCTGGTATCTAAGCGGAGGCGGACTTGAATCAACCAAACTTATGATTGAAGACGCACAAAAAGCCTTGAAATAA
- the yidD gene encoding membrane protein insertion efficiency factor YidD — MRRILIAPVRFYQRFISPAFPPSCRFEPTCSNYMIEAIEKHGFKGVLMGLARILRCHPWSKTGNDPVPDHFSLKRNQEEK, encoded by the coding sequence ATGAGACGAATCTTAATAGCGCCAGTACGCTTTTACCAACGTTTTATCTCGCCAGCCTTTCCACCCTCTTGTCGCTTTGAGCCGACTTGTTCCAACTATATGATTGAGGCTATTGAAAAACATGGCTTTAAGGGTGTCTTGATGGGTTTGGCTCGGATTTTACGTTGCCATCCCTGGTCGAAAACAGGTAATGACCCCGTCCCAGACCACTTTTCCCTCAAACGGAATCAAGAAGAAAAATGA
- a CDS encoding pseudouridine synthase has translation MRINKYIAHAGVASRRKAEELIKQGLVTVNGQVVRELATTIKSGDKVEVEGQPIYNEEKVYYLLNKPRGVISSVTDDKGRKTVVDLLPNVKERIYPVGRLDWDTSGVLILTNDGDFTDEMIHPRNEIDKVYVARVKGVANKDNLRPLTRGLEIDGKKTKPAVYEILKVDPVKNRSVVQLTIHEGRNHQVKKMFEAVGLQVDKLSRTRFGHLDLTGLRPGESRRLNKKEISQLHTMAVTKK, from the coding sequence ATGAGAATCAATAAGTATATTGCCCACGCAGGTGTGGCCAGTAGGAGAAAAGCAGAAGAGCTGATCAAGCAAGGTTTGGTGACGGTCAACGGCCAGGTGGTACGTGAACTAGCAACGACCATCAAGTCTGGTGACAAGGTCGAAGTTGAAGGTCAGCCTATCTACAACGAAGAAAAGGTCTATTATCTACTTAACAAACCACGCGGTGTCATTTCCAGTGTGACAGATGACAAGGGCCGCAAGACGGTTGTCGACCTCTTGCCCAACGTGAAAGAGCGCATCTACCCTGTAGGTCGTTTGGACTGGGATACATCAGGAGTCTTGATTTTGACCAATGATGGAGACTTTACGGATGAGATGATTCACCCCCGTAATGAAATTGATAAGGTCTATGTCGCGCGTGTTAAAGGTGTGGCCAATAAGGACAATCTCCGCCCCTTGACCCGTGGACTTGAGATTGATGGCAAGAAAACCAAGCCAGCTGTTTATGAAATTCTCAAAGTGGACCCAGTTAAAAATCGCTCTGTGGTGCAGTTGACTATCCATGAAGGGCGTAACCATCAGGTTAAAAAAATGTTTGAAGCTGTTGGTCTTCAAGTGGACAAGTTGTCGCGTACACGTTTTGGGCACCTAGACTTGACAGGCCTTCGTCCAGGTGAATCCCGTCGTCTGAATAAAAAAGAAATCAGCCAACTACACACCATGGCTGTAACCAAGAAATAA
- the scpB gene encoding SMC-Scp complex subunit ScpB encodes MSTLAKIEALLFVAGEDGIRVRQLAELLSLPPTGIQQSLEKLAQKYEKDPDSSLALIETGGAYRLVTKPQFVEILKEYSKAPINQSLSRAALETLSIIAYKQPITRIEIDAIRGVNSSGALAKLQAFDLIKEDGKKEVLGRPNLYVTTDYFLDYMGINHLEELPVIDELEIQAQESQLFGERIEEDENQ; translated from the coding sequence ATGAGTACTTTAGCAAAAATAGAAGCGCTCTTGTTTGTAGCGGGTGAAGATGGGATTAGAGTCCGCCAGTTAGCTGAACTCCTCTCTCTGCCACCGACAGGCATCCAACAGAGTTTAGAAAAATTAGCCCAGAAGTATGAAAAGGACCCAGATTCCAGTTTGGCTCTGATTGAGACAGGGGGAGCTTATAGATTGGTGACCAAGCCTCAATTTGTAGAGATTTTGAAGGAATACTCTAAGGCACCTATCAACCAGAGCTTGTCTCGGGCAGCTCTTGAGACCTTGTCCATCATTGCCTACAAACAGCCTATCACACGAATAGAAATTGATGCCATCCGTGGGGTCAACTCGAGTGGGGCCTTGGCAAAGTTGCAGGCTTTTGACCTGATAAAGGAAGACGGGAAAAAAGAAGTGTTGGGGCGCCCCAACCTCTATGTGACTACAGATTATTTCCTAGATTACATGGGGATAAACCATTTAGAAGAATTACCAGTGATTGATGAGCTTGAGATTCAAGCCCAAGAAAGCCAATTATTTGGTGAAAGGATAGAAGAAGATGAGAATCAATAA
- a CDS encoding segregation/condensation protein A: MDIKLKDFEGPLDLLLHLVSKYQMDIYDVPITEVIEQYLAYVSTLQAMRLEVTGEYMVMASQLMLIKSRKLLPKVAEVTNLEDDLEQDLLSQIEEYRKFKLLGEHLEAKHQERAQHYSKAPTELIYEDAELVHDKTTIDLFLAFSNILAKKKEEFEQNHTTILRDEYKIEDMMVIVKESLAGRDQLRLQDLFKEAQNVQEVITLFLATLELIKTQELILVQEESFGDIYLMEKKEESQVAQS, encoded by the coding sequence ATGGATATTAAATTAAAAGATTTTGAAGGGCCCCTGGACTTGCTCTTGCACCTGGTTTCGAAGTACCAGATGGATATCTACGATGTGCCTATTACGGAGGTCATCGAACAGTATCTAGCCTATGTCTCAACTCTGCAGGCTATGCGTTTGGAAGTGACGGGTGAGTACATGGTTATGGCCAGTCAGCTCATGCTGATCAAGAGCCGCAAGCTTCTTCCAAAGGTAGCAGAAGTGACAAACTTGGAGGATGACCTAGAGCAGGATCTTCTCTCCCAAATCGAAGAATACCGCAAATTCAAGCTCTTGGGTGAACACTTGGAAGCCAAGCACCAAGAACGGGCCCAGCACTATTCCAAAGCGCCGACAGAATTGATTTACGAAGATGCGGAGCTTGTGCATGACAAGACGACCATTGACCTCTTTTTGGCTTTTTCAAATATCCTAGCCAAGAAAAAAGAGGAGTTTGAACAGAATCATACGACTATCCTGCGGGATGAGTATAAGATTGAGGACATGATGGTTATCGTGAAAGAGTCCTTGGCTGGACGAGATCAATTGCGCTTGCAGGATTTGTTCAAGGAAGCCCAGAATGTCCAAGAGGTTATCACCCTCTTTTTGGCAACCCTAGAGTTAATCAAAACCCAGGAGCTGATTCTTGTGCAAGAGGAGAGTTTCGGAGATATCTATCTCATGGAAAAGAAGGAAGAAAGTCAAGTGGCCCAAAGCTAG